The genomic segment CAAGCCTAGCCTTGCCTCCTACAGTGCGAAGAACGACACCATCCATGTGGCACCTGTTCAACACTATGAGAAAGAGCAAGATTTCTATCGAGACTTAGGAATGGGACTGACAAGAAGCACCAGAAAGGCAGAGGCAAGAAAGACCAGCTTCGAGTCACTATCCAGAGAAGAATTGGTTTCCTTGGTTGGCAGTGTCATCCTTGGTCAAAAGAACCACTTTGATGTAACAACGCCACAGCAAACATCCATGTGGAAAGAGCGTCTAAGAAAAGACCCTAGCTACACCAAGCAAGTATTATCTTCTGCAGATGTTGCGTCGCAGATTATCATGCAACGTATCGACATTCTCAAAAAAGGAGGAAACCAAGACATTGACCTCCGTTCTTCCACACCAGTAGAAGTAGATATTGACGGTAACGGCATTGTTGAAAGCCAAGAAAACCTTGTCCCAGACCAAAAGCAAAGCTCCAACGAAAGCCAGGAGCAAAGTGACGAAGTTTCTAGGCAAGAGAAGAGACATATGCACAGATAAAGAAATCCCTCGCTACTTTCACAAGCGGCGAGGGACTGACATTTAACTTTATATTTATGAAAAACTCTATTTACTGTTATCGTAAAACCTATTCCATGCAAGCCTGATTGGCCGCATCAAAAATCAATTCTTTGATATTTGCCAAAGTTGGATTTATCAAAGAAAAGTGTCCATCTCCCATTGCACCCTTGACAAAATCAATGGTGTCCCACCATTCGATGACCTTGTCTTCTAGTAGATGCGTTTGAACGGCACAGTCCGTTTTGCTCGCAGTTGGATTATTGTATCTCCAAAGCGTAACAATAGCAGCCTCTTCGCACCCTGCAAGGAGAATGTTCACCTTTTCATTTTCATCTACCCACTTTCGGTAGATGTCAACATAAGAAGGCACATCCACTTCCTCTTGTTGATTATCATTCCCTTCATCCTCCTCATTTCCATAGCTGACATTTTCTTCCTCCAGGAATTTTGTTGCAGAAGTGTTGTTATCAGGAAGGTTGTTGTCGGCAATGAAGGAAAAGTAAGCATCCAACATTCCTTGGGAATGATGCTTCACGTAATCCAATTCCGTTATATCTCTCGACAGGAACATACCATTCAGGCGTTCCTCGTCCACAAAACCTACAATTTCCATATAATCTAGCCTTAATTACATATGTATTCCACGACTTTGTTTAGCCTTTTCTATAGCAGCATCCTGTGCCACACACATCTCCTCGGAATATTCATCCTCCGGGACATAAGAAAGCATGCCTTTGTTATCCTTTGTCCAACAGCCATAGATGCCAAAGTTATACTTGTCTAGCATCACGTTGCCATCTTTTTCCTCCTGCCACTTTTGAGCATCACCGTTGACACTACGGATTCCAGTTTCCTCGTTCAAGTCGATGCCGGCAGAAAACATCTTGCCTTCCTCTCCCTTGGTAACAACCTTTCCTTCTTCAAGTTCCATAACCTCACTTTCAGAAAGCCCCACCTTGTTAGCCAATGTAGATAAGTTCTGGTCAATGATGTCTGCCTTTACAGAAATGGTAGCATTTGTAGCCCCATCGAGCTGCACATAGTTCCAGGAATTGTTCGACGGTAGCAACACCTTCAAAACTTGTCCGTTTTGCAAAGCGGTTTTCTGTTCCTCCGTAAAATACTCAAGATTGTTCTTTGCGATGAGAGGCAAGAACACTGGATGAAGCCCATCCTCTGTTTGCTGTAAGCGGATTCGAGCAAAATCCTTGTGGACAACTCCATCAAAATCAGCTCTCTCAATAGGGAGCAAGGGAGTTCTTTGCCCAGAAAGGAACTTATTCATAATACTTTCAGGAAAGTCGTCTATCATTTCCTGTGAGAGTCCGAAGTTAGCCAACTCCTCGTATGGGATTTCGCTTTCAGAAAATTTCAATTCGTTCATAATCTTATTCTTGTTTAAAGTTTTCGGCAAAAGTACACATTTTCTTATCAAGGCTTTCCACAAATACGATATACCTTTTTATTTAACATAGATTTTATCCCTATCCAAATCAAAGCTCTTGCTACAAATAGCCTTCAACCTTAATAATCTATACCTGAAAACACCGAGGGGTTAAAGGGGGCGAGCAGCCTCATTTATAATAATTTACACAAAAGTCTTTAGAAAAAGAATATGTTAAATAAAAAGCTATTTTATATTTACGCCCATAAATTCTTCCATTCATATTACTTTTGCAAGCTAAAGAAGTATTATTATATAAAGAATAAGGCATGATTAGATTTCTTTCATTTTTACTATTTCTCCTATGTTGCCATTCCCCGATGGGGATGGCGCAAGGAAAGAAAGACATGAAGGACTACTGGATAGACAAATACCTAAGTGTGAGTTTTCCTTTGGAAAGCATAAGGATAAACTCCACCTTTGGCAGTAGGGTTGATCCTTTCACAGGGAAGCACAAGCAACACAAGGGACTTGACCTTAGGGCAAGATACGAGGAAGTACTATCCATGTTCGATGGCTACGTGAAAGGCGTAGGCTACGACAGAGGTTCGGGAAAATACATCACCATGCAGTATGGTGATTACACGGTAAGCTATTGCCACTTAGCTGAAATTTGGGTGAGCGCCAACCAGAAGGTCTATGCAGGAGACCCAATAGGCATCAGCGGAACTACAGGACGCTCCACTGGGCCACATCTGCATATCACCTGTAGGCTTCGGGGCAGTTTGGAAGACCCATACGACTTGCTTCTTTACATAAAAGAGACGAGAGAGAAAGCCATCAAGGCATTGAAGATAGACGAAGACAAAGTGCTTACGCCCGATGATTTCATCAAGCATTATGCCCAAGCGGCCATGCGCCAACAAAGAAAATACGGCATACCAGCCTCTGTTATACTGGCACAGATGGCGTTTGAAAGCAGATGGGGAAACAGCAGCCTGGCACAAATAGGCTATAATTTCTTTGGAATAAAGGCCAATAGCAACTGGCTCAGAAGAGGCCTACCCTACAGCATTCATGATGATGACCGCAAAAACGAGAAATTCTGCAATTTCTCCTCGGCAGAGGAAAGCATCGAGTATCATTCCAGGTTGTTGATGAGTGACAGATACGCTCGCTGTTGGCGATACAAGCCAACCGACTATCACAACTGGCTTGTCGCAATCAAGGCAGGAGGCTATGCGACTAGAAAAGACTATGTGAAGAAATGCGAGAGCATCATTCTTCAACATAAGCTTTATCTATACGATATAGAAGCTGAGAAAATGTAACATAAGACAAAACTATAATAATAAATAAAATGAAGAAATTAAAGATTTTGCTGGCAGCCTTATTGGTAATAGGCAGCACAGCCAAGGCACAGGTAGTTTATGGAGAGAATGAGAAGGAATATATCAAGGCATCCTCTTTCTCCAATGGCAGAACTGAAAAGAAAGACAGCAAGCCATTCCTTTCCGGACAAGAGAAATATAAGTTATCCAGCATAGGTAGCAATTGGTTTGGCAGCATCAAGGCTGGTATGTCCACCTTCTCTGGAGCACCAGTAGGATGCACAGACTTCTTTGGCCATACACGTCCTACCATGGTATTCAGTTTGGGTAAATGGCATTCACGTTTCTTTGGAACACGCCTGGTGTACCAAGGGTTCAAGTTCACAAATGCAATCGATGAAGCCATGAAGTTCCAAAATTACCATGGAGACTTGATGCTCAACGTATCGAGTTTCTACAGAACCACCTACGATCCACTTCCAAGATGGGACTTGGTTCCATATATTGGAGCTGGTGTAATTCACAACTCAGAGCTACACCATATTCCGTTTGCCCTCTCATACGGCCTACTCTGCAGTTACAGGGCAACCAATCGCTTGCACGTTACCGCCGAGTTGGGAGGAACCAGTACCTACCAAAAGTTTGATGGTTTAGGAAAAAACAAGCATTTCGGTGACAACCTTTTCCAAGCAACCGTTGGACTCACCATCGGTATCGGCAAACAAGGATATGAACGTAAGCCTGTTTTGGAGGTCTTAGACACAGACAACCAAGGCGTAACAGACTTGACCAACTATCCCAAGAACAGTTTTGATGGACTTCGAAAGCTAAGAGACAGAATGGCAAGTGAAGAGCAAGCCGTCGAGAACAGTGGCATTCAACTGGACGCACCTATTCTATTCTTCTTCAAGATAAACTCCACCAACCTTGTTGACAAGCAACAACTGGTAAACATAGGAGAAATAGCAGGAGCTGTGAAGGAGAACAATCTAAGTGTCAAGATTATAGGAGCTGCAGACAGCAAGACTGGCACACCGAAGCACAACAGAGCACTCAGCGTGAAGCGTGCAAAGTATATTGCCAAGCTACTTATGAAGGCAGGAGTAGATAAAAGCAAGATGCAAGGCATCAGCAGAGGCGGCATCAACCTTTACAAGCCATACACCGCCAATCGACACACCTGTGTTATTGTGTACAAAGAAGAAACAAAATAACATACATCATTCCTTTTCCATAAGCAATTATGGAAGAGGAAAATTTCCTATATAACCTTAATTCCGCAACACTATATTTAACATTATTTATAAGTGCCTGTGCAACAAAAAGTTACCCAGGATTTTGCCATGTCAGAATTTTCACTTACCTTAGTGTTGCGAAAAGAAGACAAGCAAAACTCTAATATGACATGGCAAAGATACAAATAAAATCTGAGAAACTCACTCCTTTTGGGGGAATTTTTTCGATTATGGAGCAATTTGATGCTCTTTTAGCTCAAACCATAGATTCCACCTTGGGATTGAGATGCACTATGTTTGGTTATCAATATAGCGAGATTCTACGCTCTCTGATGTGCGTATATCTTTGTGGTGGCTCATGTATTGAGGATGTTACAACTCACCTGATGAAACATTTGTCTCTTCATCCAACTCTTCGCACTTGCAGCGCAGACACCATATTACGTGCTATCGAAGAACTGACTTTTAAGAGCATCACCTATAAGTCTGCTTCTGGCAAATCCTATGATTTCAATACTGCAGACAAGATGAACTGCTTACTGGTCAATGCCCTGCTTGCTACTGGTCAATTGAAATCCGGTCAAGAGTATGATTTTGACTTTGACCATCAGTTCATTGAAACAGAGAAGTATGATGCAAAACCAACCTACAAGAAGTTCTTGGGCTATAGTCCAGGCGTAGCTGTCATTAACGACATGATTGTTGGTATTGAAAATAGAGACGGCAACACAAACGTACGCTTCAACCAAAAAGAAACTTTGGAAAGAATCTTCAAGCGATTGGAGGCTTCGGAAATATATATTTCTCGTGCCCGCATGGATTGCGGCTCATGTTCGGAGGAAATCGTAGATATGGTAGAGGCTCATTGCAGGCATTTTTATATTCGTGCCAACAGATGCTCTTCTTTCTACGATTCCATGTTTGCCTTAACTGGATGGAAAACTGTTGAAATCAACGGTATTGAGTTTGAGTTGAATTCTATCCTTGTTGAGAAATGGAAAGGAAAACCGTATCGTCTTGTCATACAGAGACAAAGGCGAATAGATGGAGACCTTGACATTTGGGAAGGCGAATATACCTACAGATGTATACTGACTAACGATTACAAGTCGAGTGCAAGAGACATCGTGGAATTCTACAATCTTCGTGGTGGCAAGGAACGCATCTTCGATGACATGAACAATGGCTTTGGCTGGAATCGATTGCCAAAATCGTTCATGGCACAGAATACTGTATTCCTGCTTATGACAGCTCTCATCAGAAACTTCTACAAAGCTATTATGCAGAGATTGAAAACCCATGAATTTGGATTGCGTGCCACCAGCAGAATCAAGACCTTTGTTTTCAAGTTCATCTCTGTTCCTGCGAAATGGATTAAGACATCACGTAGGCATGTATTGAACATTTACTCAGACAACAATGCTTATGCCAACCTGTTCAAGACAGACTTTGGTTAAAGACCATGCTTTTCTGGTTAAACCAGCGTATTACCTCAAGTCGCTTTATGGGGTAAGGGGATTTTGTGTCTGCGACATTTCTGTTGTGCAAGAAATATGTACAATAAAATGAATTTTGTCGCTTTGCAAGCAAAATCCCACTAAACCCTATAGGTTGCGGATTTGAGGTATAAATATAATAAGGTATGAGAACCATAAGAACAAACACAAATCCACGAGCCACGGATGTAGCCCCACAGCTGCAAAGCGTATTGAATGCCAATGGTATGCAAGCCCATATTTCGATGACAGAGACAGGCATCTATCAGCTTGTCACCATGTCACACAACTCTTCGCAGCCAAGATATTACAATATCAACCAAAAGCAGTTGGAAGCCTTGATGAACGGAGGAACAACCGTATGGGACAAGAATGCCTACAACACTTTTGTTTCTATTGTGAAGAACGATTATTACATTCCAGGTTCCTTTGTAGCAGCAAGAAATGCCAATTCTCCTGTTAACATGGGATTGAATGGTCATCGACTCAACGTAGGAGAATACGGCTATATGGGCGACCCACGTTTTCGTCCATTTTCAGGGCCAGGTTTTGGCAGATTCGACAACTCAATCTTTGGAATGTTGTTTGGAAGAGACAGATATCACGTTCGCAGAATCAATGATCGACCTTTCTTTGCCAATAGTGCGCCAGTTGTCATAGACCGTCCAGATGGTAGATTAAAGCCTGGAGAATTGAAGACAGGAAGCTATGGCTTCTATGACAAAGGTAACCAGCAGCAGGATGCCCTTGCCAACATGAAGGTAGAAAGCAAGCCTAAGGAGTTGGTGCGTCCTAAAGGACAGGCAGAAAGATTATCAGATATCTATAGCCCAGACTTAACGCTCACCCCAGAGACCTTTCAGCATTTGCTGGCATCCCATGGTGTAGTGATAGACGAAAAGAACAAGCTCCTCACTATCAAGTCATCTTCTGTAAACAAGGATTGCCAATACAGTCTTACCGATGAAGAAGTAAAGAAATTGATGGCAGAAAAGTTCAAGAACACAGGTAAGAAAAGTAGCACAAAGAACGCAGTAAGCATCGATGAGCGTCTTGCCATCTTGAACAATGTTATAAAAGCTGACTTTAGCGACAAAATAACTCGTGAACAGCTTAACACCAAGGACTATGTTTCCATTCATCTGACACCAGAGAAAGAAAAGGAAATCTTTGCAAAGGAAGTTGCATCCCAACACTATACGACAACAACGTCTGACATCATCGACCTACAGAACATGAGAGAGGACTACCATTCGGGATATATTGACAAATGGAACTCAATCGGGGTTGTGGATGGTAGAACACTCAACCCAAACGAAGGGTTCTATTTACCAGTGAAGGATGGCAGAAGAGTTGCAGTTGGTGAAATCCAAGCCTATCCTACCCATGATGGAGTGAAACCATCTTTCAGAATGACAGCAGTCATCAATGGGCAGGTCATGAGCCATGAGATTAGCAAGGAAGACTACTTGAAGTTCATCAATTACGAAGACAAATACCGTCTTCAACTCTTTGACAAAGTGTTTGACGAGGTAAAGATAAAGAATGCGTCCAACGGAGAGTTGCAAGACAACGTGAAGTCAGGGAACCTCACCACAGCCAATGGAGTTGTTACCTTAAATGGTGACTACAGCCTTGTCAGTGAAAAGTCCTCAGCAGTAATCACGAGTGCCACGGCGTGGAAAGACGAGATTTCTGGCAACTATCTGATGAACGTAAGAACCAACAAGGATGTTGGCATGTGGTCTTTCAAGATTACTGAAGCTCAGTACAACAACTTCAAATATTCCACAGACGAGGAACGTGCGAAGTTGCTTACCAACATGATTCCACTTACAGACGAGAACAAGGAAAAGATGAAGGTGGTGGCAAGCAATACCCTCTATCAGGGTGGTTACACTAGAGGTCAAAATGCCAATATTCCTCCTTCACTTGCAAAAGTGTTGAAAGACTTAAAGGCAGCAGGACTTGGCTATGAAATCATCACTTCTTCGAACACATCAGAACAAGAGCGTTTCGATACCATAAAGAAAGGTCTTCAAAAGCTTCAAGACTATGGACAGGCAAAGGGAAAGGATGTAAAGATGCCGTCTGACAGCGAGATATGGCAAATGCTCAAAGAGAATCCCGATCC from the Segatella copri genome contains:
- a CDS encoding glucosaminidase domain-containing protein translates to MAQGKKDMKDYWIDKYLSVSFPLESIRINSTFGSRVDPFTGKHKQHKGLDLRARYEEVLSMFDGYVKGVGYDRGSGKYITMQYGDYTVSYCHLAEIWVSANQKVYAGDPIGISGTTGRSTGPHLHITCRLRGSLEDPYDLLLYIKETREKAIKALKIDEDKVLTPDDFIKHYAQAAMRQQRKYGIPASVILAQMAFESRWGNSSLAQIGYNFFGIKANSNWLRRGLPYSIHDDDRKNEKFCNFSSAEESIEYHSRLLMSDRYARCWRYKPTDYHNWLVAIKAGGYATRKDYVKKCESIILQHKLYLYDIEAEKM
- a CDS encoding DUF4099 domain-containing protein, encoding MNELKFSESEIPYEELANFGLSQEMIDDFPESIMNKFLSGQRTPLLPIERADFDGVVHKDFARIRLQQTEDGLHPVFLPLIAKNNLEYFTEEQKTALQNGQVLKVLLPSNNSWNYVQLDGATNATISVKADIIDQNLSTLANKVGLSESEVMELEEGKVVTKGEEGKMFSAGIDLNEETGIRSVNGDAQKWQEEKDGNVMLDKYNFGIYGCWTKDNKGMLSYVPEDEYSEEMCVAQDAAIEKAKQSRGIHM
- a CDS encoding IS1380 family transposase, which produces MAKIQIKSEKLTPFGGIFSIMEQFDALLAQTIDSTLGLRCTMFGYQYSEILRSLMCVYLCGGSCIEDVTTHLMKHLSLHPTLRTCSADTILRAIEELTFKSITYKSASGKSYDFNTADKMNCLLVNALLATGQLKSGQEYDFDFDHQFIETEKYDAKPTYKKFLGYSPGVAVINDMIVGIENRDGNTNVRFNQKETLERIFKRLEASEIYISRARMDCGSCSEEIVDMVEAHCRHFYIRANRCSSFYDSMFALTGWKTVEINGIEFELNSILVEKWKGKPYRLVIQRQRRIDGDLDIWEGEYTYRCILTNDYKSSARDIVEFYNLRGGKERIFDDMNNGFGWNRLPKSFMAQNTVFLLMTALIRNFYKAIMQRLKTHEFGLRATSRIKTFVFKFISVPAKWIKTSRRHVLNIYSDNNAYANLFKTDFG
- a CDS encoding OmpA family protein, with the protein product MKKLKILLAALLVIGSTAKAQVVYGENEKEYIKASSFSNGRTEKKDSKPFLSGQEKYKLSSIGSNWFGSIKAGMSTFSGAPVGCTDFFGHTRPTMVFSLGKWHSRFFGTRLVYQGFKFTNAIDEAMKFQNYHGDLMLNVSSFYRTTYDPLPRWDLVPYIGAGVIHNSELHHIPFALSYGLLCSYRATNRLHVTAELGGTSTYQKFDGLGKNKHFGDNLFQATVGLTIGIGKQGYERKPVLEVLDTDNQGVTDLTNYPKNSFDGLRKLRDRMASEEQAVENSGIQLDAPILFFFKINSTNLVDKQQLVNIGEIAGAVKENNLSVKIIGAADSKTGTPKHNRALSVKRAKYIAKLLMKAGVDKSKMQGISRGGINLYKPYTANRHTCVIVYKEETK